AATTACTCCCAAGCAATATTTGGCTTGGGCCAAAAAGTTGAAGAACGGGACCAGCGATGCAGCCTCCAAACTCGAAGCCAGCAAGCAAATGGAGCTGGCCCAGGCTTTTGCAACCTATAACCAGCTAATGCGCCAGCGGGGTTTAATTGATTTTTCGGATCAAGTTTCTCTGGCCTTAGAATTACTGCTAAATCGAGCTAATATTCTTAAATCAATCAAAACCGAAATTAAATATATTATGGTCGATGAGTTTCAAGACACTAATTTAGCTCAGGCCCGTCTGATCGAAACCTTAGCCGGAGCCGATGGCAACATCATGGTGGTGGGCGATGATGATCAAAGTATCTACAAGTTTCGAGGAGCAGCCATTTCAAATATCCTGGAATTCAAACTACGCTATCCCAAGACCAAACAGATTGTCTTGACCAAGAACTATCGATCAACGCAGCAGATCTTGGATGCCGCCTACCAGTTAATTCAGCATAATAACCCGTTTCGATTGGAGATTAAGAATAAATTAAACAAGCGACTGGTCGGCACAAAACCGGGGAAGCAGCCTGAAGTCAGACCTTATACCACATTTGGCGAAGAGGCTGACAAGCTGGCCGAGTCAATCAAGGCGGATTTGGCCAAGGGTTTGAAGGGGGATATGATTGCGGTTTTGGTGCGTAATCGTAAGCAAGCGGCTGCGGTCATAGACGTCCTCGAGCGTAAGGGTATTAACTACCATTACAGTGGCGGCGAGCGGCTATTCGAACAGGAAATAGTTCGAGAGATGTTGTCCTTTTTACAATATATGACCAACCCGGATGATGATAACAGCCTCTATAATCTGTTATCTGGACCTATCTATAACTCCGATATCGCTAGCCTGGCTCGCTTAAGCGCACAGGCGCGCAAACACAACCGATCATTGGATCAGGAAATTAGGGCATCAACCGAGGATATTTCGTTAAGTGGCCATATTCGCGATTTAGACAGTTGGCGCAGGCAGGCTCTAAACCAATCCGCCGGTGAACTACTCTATGCTTATATTGATAAAATAGGCTATCTCAAGCGTTTAACCGATGCCACTCAGACTGATCCCGGAGTTGTCCTGCAAATCAACAAACTAGCCATGTTCTTTACTACGCTAGCTGAATTTCAGCAGGTATCTCATGACAAAACCGCCTTTGGCTATGTCGCATCATTAGGAACGCTGACTGAAGAGGTCGAAATTGCCCAACCAAGTGATTTCGAAACTGGTCAAGATCTGGTCCAAGTTATGACGATTCATAAATCAAAAGGTCTAGAATTTGAGGCTGTCTATCTCTTTGATTTAACGGCTGGAGCTTTTCCACCGCGACGGCGTGCCTATAAACTTGAAATCCCAATTGAACTGGCCACCGGCGAACATATTAGCGATGAGGACTGGCATCTGGCCGAGGAGCGACGCCTGATGTATGTGGCGATGACCAGGGCCAAAACTAAGTTGATCATGAGCTATAGCACTAACCACGGCGGGATTAGAGCCAAGCGCCCATCCCAATTTTTAGCCGAGGCCCTTGGTCACGAGCCTCAGGCCGCTTTGCCAAAAGCTTTGCCGGCATCGGAGCAAATCAAGATGTTTGGGGCCAGTTCAGGCAAGAAATCAACGATTAGCCCCAGCTTTCTTCATAACCAGCGTCTAGACTTGAGCGTTCATCAAGTTGAGGATTATTTGATGTGTCCGCTGAACTTTTACTGGAAGTACGTACTAAACGTGCCCCAACCTGTTCAGCCGGCCATGCTCTATGGTACCGCCATCCACGCCGTCATCAGCTATTACTTTCAACAACGCCGCCGGCGATCAGTCGATCTCAAGGATCTAGAGGACTACTTTGCCAAGACTTGGCAGGTCGAGGGCTATGCTAGCAAGGGGCAAGAGGCCAGGCGACTAAAATCAGCTCAAGCCACTATCAAGCGCTTCCATCAGCGGGAAGAGGCCGGCAAACGTTGGCCCAAATACGTTGAGCGATCATTTAACTTTGAATTAGCCCATGGCACCATCCGTGGTCGCTATGATGCCATCTACGAAGACTCAGATGGGGTCGAGATCAGGGATTTTAAAACTAGTCAGGTCGAAACTAAATTAAAGGCTGATGAAAAGGCTAGAGCTAGTTTGCAAATTTCGCTCTACGCCTTGGGTTGGTTTGCTTCAACCAAACAACTGCCAACCAAATTGGTTCTAGATTATGTCGAAACAGGCCAGATCGGCGTGACTATCAAAACAGCCGCAGACATAAAAACCCTAGAGCAGCAGGTCAATGAAGCTTGTCAGCAGATAACCAGCGGCAGCTATCCGCCCGGCAAAAATCACTTCCATTGCATTCATGATAAGCTTTAATTATGCGTGACGAGAGGTGGCTACACCAACTCTTAGATGAGACTTGGGATTCATATTTTAGCGATATCCCCCAAGATAATATCGTTCGAATTCGATTCGGCCGTAAAGCCAAAACCCGACTGGGTTCGATTATGGTAGACCACAAGGAATCTGATGTCAGCATCATCACCATCAACGGGCTGTTTCGTGACCCTGAAATTCCTGATTATGTTATTCAAGCCACCATCTTCCATGAACTAAGTCACTATGCCCATGGCTTTAACTCACCGATCAAGCAACAACACGCTCATCCACACGCCGGTGGGGTCATGAGAACTGAGTTCAGTCAGCGCGGAGCTATAAAACTCTATAAAGACCAAAAAAGTTGGCTTAAAAGTCACTGGCGAGGTATAGTTTTGAACAATTTTGATAAAAAATTAGCGAAAACTAGTGTTGTTAGAAAAACTACAAAAGTACCAAATCCCTTCTGGTTTTAGCGAAATAAACGGGCGTATTTAACAAAATAATCAAGATCAACTTTTTCAGATACTCGCATTATGGTAATCAAATCAACTTTAAGCTATAGTGAGTGGTCGGAAACATCGGGGTGTGGCGCAGTTGGTAGCGCGCAGCATTCGGGTTGCTGAGGCCGGAGGTTCGAGTCCTCTCACCCCGACCAAGGAGAGTTAATGGCAAATTATGATGATTTTCAAAAAGTTGATATCAGGGTTGGCAAAATAATTGAAGTTGATAATTTCCCAGAAGCAAAAAAACCAGCCTACAAGTTGAAGATAGACTTTGGTTCGGAAATTGGAGTAAAAAAATCATGCGCTCAATTAACGAAAAACTATAAGAAGGAGCAGCTTCTTGAAAGAATCGTTCTGGCTGTCGTCAATTTTCCACCCCGCCAGATTGGACC
The nucleotide sequence above comes from Candidatus Saccharimonadales bacterium. Encoded proteins:
- a CDS encoding ATP-dependent DNA helicase, which produces MELKNLNPDQRQAVEHDEGPLLVVAGAGTGKTQVITGRAAHLINQGKARPSQILALTFTEKAAKEMEERLDLLLPYGLVDTKVMTFHSFGSDILSQYGTEIGLDGRLGLINQAQQRLFLRQNLDAFKLNYFAPIGDPVALLGDLATYFSRLKEELITPKQYLAWAKKLKNGTSDAASKLEASKQMELAQAFATYNQLMRQRGLIDFSDQVSLALELLLNRANILKSIKTEIKYIMVDEFQDTNLAQARLIETLAGADGNIMVVGDDDQSIYKFRGAAISNILEFKLRYPKTKQIVLTKNYRSTQQILDAAYQLIQHNNPFRLEIKNKLNKRLVGTKPGKQPEVRPYTTFGEEADKLAESIKADLAKGLKGDMIAVLVRNRKQAAAVIDVLERKGINYHYSGGERLFEQEIVREMLSFLQYMTNPDDDNSLYNLLSGPIYNSDIASLARLSAQARKHNRSLDQEIRASTEDISLSGHIRDLDSWRRQALNQSAGELLYAYIDKIGYLKRLTDATQTDPGVVLQINKLAMFFTTLAEFQQVSHDKTAFGYVASLGTLTEEVEIAQPSDFETGQDLVQVMTIHKSKGLEFEAVYLFDLTAGAFPPRRRAYKLEIPIELATGEHISDEDWHLAEERRLMYVAMTRAKTKLIMSYSTNHGGIRAKRPSQFLAEALGHEPQAALPKALPASEQIKMFGASSGKKSTISPSFLHNQRLDLSVHQVEDYLMCPLNFYWKYVLNVPQPVQPAMLYGTAIHAVISYYFQQRRRRSVDLKDLEDYFAKTWQVEGYASKGQEARRLKSAQATIKRFHQREEAGKRWPKYVERSFNFELAHGTIRGRYDAIYEDSDGVEIRDFKTSQVETKLKADEKARASLQISLYALGWFASTKQLPTKLVLDYVETGQIGVTIKTAADIKTLEQQVNEACQQITSGSYPPGKNHFHCIHDKL
- a CDS encoding tRNA-binding protein; the encoded protein is MANYDDFQKVDIRVGKIIEVDNFPEAKKPAYKLKIDFGSEIGVKKSCAQLTKNYKKEQLLERIVLAVVNFPPRQIGPAVSEVLTLGVPDKSGECILVQPSTEVPLGARLF